A genomic window from Cyanobacteria bacterium FACHB-DQ100 includes:
- a CDS encoding bifunctional sterol desaturase/short chain dehydrogenase — MDLRFLYSQLLVQCLLGFSAIVLAELIRDAYHLAGHYWQPLKRFHNLHHKAYRPDLTIASLELYQRAQLYNDVPESMAMFSATTLLAGLTQMPGFWLGSLYSLVFLIPALARSQGLLLQTDVTHKPGDLIDLPKPWIVNRTYHWRHHFDQPNAYFCGHFTIVDKMLGTSLSLKDKVVAVTGASGTLGQALVAELTRQGARVIALTTRENASFDPKVEVLQWQIGAEEDLRSRLQKVDIFILNHGVNVYGDRSPEAIQTSYEVNTFSTWKLAELFLETVTVSSHKALKELWINTSEAEVNPAFSPLYELSKRTLGDLITLRRLDAPCIIRKLILGPFKSQLNPYGVMSASGVAWAIVALAKRDFRDIIVTINPLTYALFPVKEALQSLYFRLFTKP; from the coding sequence ATGGATCTGCGATTTCTGTACAGTCAGCTACTCGTTCAATGCCTCCTTGGATTTTCTGCAATTGTTCTTGCAGAACTGATACGGGACGCTTATCACCTTGCCGGACACTACTGGCAACCCCTAAAACGTTTTCATAATCTCCATCACAAAGCTTATCGTCCGGATTTGACGATCGCCAGTTTAGAACTTTACCAACGGGCGCAACTCTACAACGATGTGCCAGAATCAATGGCAATGTTCAGCGCCACAACCCTACTGGCAGGTTTGACCCAAATGCCGGGATTCTGGTTAGGATCACTCTACTCGCTGGTGTTTCTAATTCCAGCTTTGGCACGATCGCAAGGCTTACTTTTACAAACCGATGTCACCCACAAGCCTGGGGATTTAATTGATTTACCAAAGCCTTGGATTGTGAATCGCACTTACCACTGGCGACACCATTTTGATCAGCCAAATGCTTATTTCTGTGGTCACTTTACGATCGTAGACAAAATGCTGGGAACAAGCTTGTCGCTCAAAGATAAAGTCGTGGCGGTTACAGGAGCGTCTGGCACGCTGGGACAGGCGTTAGTTGCAGAATTAACTCGGCAAGGTGCAAGAGTGATCGCACTGACAACCCGTGAAAATGCAAGCTTTGATCCCAAAGTTGAGGTGCTGCAATGGCAGATCGGAGCGGAAGAAGACCTTCGATCGCGCCTGCAAAAAGTGGATATCTTCATTCTCAATCATGGGGTGAATGTGTATGGCGATCGTTCTCCTGAAGCAATTCAGACTTCATACGAGGTCAATACTTTTTCGACTTGGAAGCTCGCAGAATTGTTCTTAGAAACTGTTACTGTGTCTTCGCATAAAGCGCTCAAAGAGCTTTGGATCAACACTTCAGAAGCAGAAGTAAACCCTGCTTTTAGTCCGCTTTATGAACTATCGAAGCGAACATTAGGTGATTTGATTACTTTGCGGCGATTAGACGCACCTTGTATTATTCGGAAGCTGATTTTAGGCCCGTTTAAGAGTCAATTGAATCCTTATGGGGTGATGTCAGCATCGGGTGTCGCTTGGGCGATCGTTGCTTTAGCAAAACGAGATTTTCGCGACATTATTGTGACGATCAACCCGCTTACCTATGCGCTGTTCCCGGTAAAAGAGGCGTTGCAGTCGCTTTACTTCCGATTGTTTACAAAACCCTAA
- the hemB gene encoding porphobilinogen synthase, producing MFPTHRPRRLRTHPQLRRMVRENVLTTSDLIYPLFAVPGQGIANEVRSMPRVYQLSIDKIVEEAKQVYDLGIPSIILFGIPDDKDTNATGAWHDCGIVQKAATAVKEAVPELIVIADTCLCEYTSHGHCGYLEVGDLTGRVLNDPTLELLKKTAVSQAKAGADIIAPSGMMDGFVAAIRAGLDEAGFQDIPILSYAAKYASAYYGPFRDAAESTPQFGDRRTYQMDPGNSREAIKEIQLDIAEGADMLMVKPALAYMDIIHQVKQASNLPVAAYNVSGEYAMVKAAALNGWIDEERVVMETLLSFKRAGADLILTYHAKDAARWLGA from the coding sequence ATGTTTCCAACCCATCGCCCTCGTCGGCTCCGCACCCATCCCCAACTGCGCCGCATGGTGCGGGAAAACGTTTTAACCACCAGCGATTTAATTTACCCGTTGTTTGCTGTACCCGGACAAGGAATTGCCAATGAAGTGAGATCGATGCCGCGAGTGTATCAGTTGTCGATCGATAAAATTGTCGAAGAAGCAAAGCAAGTTTACGATCTCGGCATTCCTTCGATCATTTTGTTTGGCATTCCTGACGATAAAGATACCAATGCAACCGGAGCTTGGCACGATTGCGGTATTGTCCAAAAAGCAGCAACAGCCGTCAAAGAAGCCGTTCCAGAGTTAATCGTGATTGCGGATACGTGCTTGTGTGAATACACCTCGCATGGGCATTGTGGCTATCTCGAAGTGGGCGATTTGACTGGGCGCGTTCTCAACGATCCAACCCTAGAACTGCTGAAGAAAACCGCAGTTTCGCAAGCAAAAGCTGGAGCCGATATTATTGCGCCCTCTGGCATGATGGATGGCTTTGTCGCTGCAATTCGAGCAGGATTGGATGAGGCTGGATTTCAAGACATTCCGATTCTGTCTTATGCAGCGAAGTATGCGTCTGCTTATTACGGGCCATTCCGGGATGCTGCGGAATCGACTCCGCAATTTGGCGATCGTCGCACTTATCAAATGGATCCTGGCAATTCGCGAGAAGCGATCAAAGAAATTCAACTCGACATTGCAGAAGGCGCAGATATGCTGATGGTGAAGCCTGCTTTGGCTTACATGGACATCATTCACCAGGTCAAGCAAGCGTCTAACCTTCCCGTCGCGGCTTACAATGTGTCGGGTGAGTATGCGATGGTGAAAGCCGCAGCCCTGAACGGCTGGATCGATGAAGAACGAGTCGTCATGGAGACCTTGCTCAGCTTTAAGCGGGCGGGAGCAGATTTGATTCTGACTTATCACGCGAAAGATGCAGCCCGTTGGCTAGGTGCATGA
- the treY gene encoding malto-oligosyltrehalose synthase, producing the protein MRIPLATYRVQLRQEFPFEAAAKIVGYLAKLGISDFYASPIFKAKAGSSHGYDVVDPTQLNPELGTPEVFDQLVEKLQHHNMGWLQDIVPNHMSYDSNNRYLMDVLENGFDSEYLQFFDLAWNSPFRSSQEPILAPLLGDFYGSCLENGDIKLQYGQEGLSVNYYALRVPLRLESYSIFLTRDLGKLAKTLGRRNPDFVKLLAVLYMLKSLPAESGGKQRQDQAEFVKGLLWELYEGNPEVKTFIDENIQFFNGEAGNSHSVDWLDKLLSEQFFRLSYWKVGAEEINYRRFFTVNELISVRIEEQKVFNYTHNFIAQLIQEGKVTGLRIDHIDGLSNPKQYLHRLQEKVGDTYIVAEKILQPGEDLPKDWSIQGTSGYDYLNYLNSVFCDVQNEPRFDEIYQRIQGRSIPFEEVVLDKKRLILDKNLAGDLDNLATLLKDISLKDRYGNDFTINGLKRAIAEVLIQFSIYRTYTTEEGVAEDDRNYVKNAIEIARENQPFSQKELDFIEKVLLLEYDDSLTAKDKEQWLYFAMRIQQYTGPLMAKGVEDTAFFVYNRLISLNEVGGDPGRFGISTTEFHQFNQYRQQHWNVAMNATSTHDTKRGEDLRARINVLSEIPDEWQAQVQKWREMNHQYKIQHKKASMPSANDEYAFYQTLVGAYPFQESEMDGFVDRVEQYAIKSIREAKVSTAWLRPNSAYEEACTNFVKAILADDQFLKEFLPFQQKISHYGIFNSLSQALIKITSPGIPDFYQGTELWDLSLVDPDNRRPVDFTIREAFLDAMQAAAPSALMPKLLEKPEDGQVKLFLTLQALKVRNQFKSVFLSGEYIPLEATGKFKDHIIAFARKDAGQMVVTIAPRFFTRLIQPNQLPIGEIWADTAIELPASGWKNAISETEHTGSTIALKDALKDFPVALLTH; encoded by the coding sequence ATGCGAATTCCACTAGCAACTTATCGAGTTCAATTACGTCAAGAGTTTCCGTTTGAAGCGGCTGCCAAAATTGTGGGCTATCTGGCAAAGTTAGGCATTTCTGACTTCTATGCGTCTCCTATTTTTAAGGCGAAAGCGGGTAGTAGTCATGGATATGATGTAGTTGATCCGACACAACTCAATCCAGAATTAGGGACACCAGAAGTGTTTGATCAACTCGTCGAAAAATTACAGCATCACAATATGGGATGGCTGCAAGACATTGTGCCAAATCATATGTCTTACGACAGCAATAATCGCTATCTAATGGACGTTTTAGAAAACGGCTTTGATTCAGAATATTTGCAGTTCTTTGATCTGGCTTGGAATTCGCCCTTTAGAAGCAGTCAAGAACCGATTCTCGCGCCGTTACTGGGGGACTTTTATGGCTCCTGCTTAGAGAATGGAGATATCAAACTTCAGTACGGTCAAGAGGGATTATCAGTTAATTATTATGCACTTCGAGTTCCTTTAAGGCTTGAATCTTATTCGATCTTTCTAACTCGCGATTTAGGAAAATTAGCTAAAACTTTAGGAAGAAGAAATCCTGATTTTGTTAAGCTTCTTGCTGTTCTCTATATGTTAAAAAGCTTACCTGCTGAGTCGGGTGGTAAACAGAGACAAGACCAAGCTGAATTCGTTAAAGGATTGCTTTGGGAGCTGTATGAAGGAAATCCTGAAGTTAAAACTTTTATTGATGAAAATATTCAATTTTTCAACGGTGAAGCAGGCAATTCGCACAGCGTGGATTGGTTAGACAAGCTATTGTCAGAGCAGTTTTTCCGTTTATCTTATTGGAAGGTTGGAGCCGAGGAAATCAACTATCGCAGATTTTTTACAGTCAATGAGCTAATTTCGGTGAGAATTGAAGAGCAAAAAGTGTTTAACTACACGCATAATTTCATTGCTCAGCTCATCCAAGAGGGTAAAGTTACCGGACTTAGAATTGATCATATTGATGGTCTCTCCAATCCAAAACAATATCTACATCGGCTACAGGAGAAAGTAGGCGATACGTACATTGTCGCAGAAAAGATTCTACAGCCTGGAGAAGATCTGCCAAAAGATTGGAGTATTCAAGGAACATCAGGATACGACTACTTGAATTACCTCAATAGCGTGTTTTGTGATGTGCAAAACGAGCCGCGCTTTGATGAAATTTATCAACGGATTCAGGGTCGATCGATTCCTTTTGAAGAAGTTGTGCTTGATAAGAAGCGCTTGATTCTTGATAAGAATTTGGCAGGCGATTTAGATAATTTAGCCACCTTGCTAAAAGACATTTCGCTTAAAGATCGCTACGGAAATGACTTCACGATTAATGGCTTGAAACGCGCGATCGCTGAAGTCCTAATTCAATTTTCGATCTATCGCACTTACACCACTGAAGAGGGAGTTGCAGAGGACGATCGTAATTACGTCAAAAATGCGATCGAGATTGCTCGCGAAAATCAACCTTTTTCACAAAAGGAATTAGATTTTATCGAAAAAGTGCTGCTGCTTGAATACGATGATTCGCTCACGGCAAAAGATAAAGAACAATGGCTTTATTTTGCAATGCGGATTCAGCAGTACACCGGGCCGCTGATGGCAAAAGGCGTTGAAGATACTGCATTCTTTGTGTACAACCGCTTGATTTCTCTAAATGAAGTCGGTGGTGATCCGGGTCGATTTGGTATTAGTACAACCGAGTTTCACCAGTTTAATCAGTATCGGCAACAGCATTGGAACGTTGCAATGAATGCAACTTCTACACATGATACAAAACGGGGCGAAGACCTTCGTGCCAGAATTAATGTGCTTTCGGAAATTCCTGATGAATGGCAAGCGCAAGTACAAAAATGGCGTGAAATGAATCATCAATACAAGATTCAACACAAGAAAGCGTCGATGCCCAGCGCGAATGACGAGTATGCGTTCTATCAAACGTTAGTGGGGGCGTATCCGTTTCAGGAAAGCGAAATGGATGGGTTTGTCGATCGGGTCGAGCAGTACGCGATCAAATCAATTCGAGAAGCGAAAGTCTCTACGGCTTGGTTACGTCCAAATAGTGCCTATGAAGAAGCTTGCACTAACTTTGTGAAAGCAATTCTAGCGGACGATCAGTTTCTCAAAGAATTCCTGCCCTTCCAGCAGAAGATTTCGCACTATGGGATTTTCAATTCTTTATCCCAAGCTTTGATCAAAATTACTTCTCCGGGTATTCCTGATTTTTATCAAGGCACTGAACTTTGGGATCTCAGTTTGGTTGATCCAGATAATCGCCGTCCGGTTGATTTTACAATCCGTGAAGCGTTTCTAGATGCGATGCAAGCCGCAGCACCCTCAGCGTTAATGCCAAAACTTTTAGAAAAGCCAGAAGACGGACAAGTGAAGCTGTTCCTGACACTGCAAGCGCTAAAAGTGCGGAATCAATTCAAGTCGGTCTTTCTCAGTGGCGAGTATATTCCGCTAGAAGCAACCGGAAAGTTCAAAGATCACATCATTGCCTTTGCGCGTAAAGATGCAGGTCAAATGGTGGTGACGATCGCACCCAGATTTTTCACCCGATTGATTCAACCGAATCAACTGCCAATTGGCGAAATTTGGGCAGATACTGCAATTGAGCTTCCCGCTTCAGGTTGGAAGAATGCGATCTCTGAGACTGAACATACTGGAAGCACGATCGCGCTCAAAGATGCCCTGAAAGATTTTCCGGTGGCACTGCTGACACACTAA
- a CDS encoding MotA/TolQ/ExbB proton channel family protein, with amino-acid sequence MSTLFDLIAKGGPVMIPIAGLSILTIACGLERSLFWSKVLRGEDRIAHRILDAARFDLLEARSIAEAATNLPIARFMLAGLKLDQPSPETMRLALEAAGDREFVQMRKGDKLLETVIAMAPLLGLLGTVTGLIITFFNLRVGGGTTVDTNKAAAGIAEALITTAGGMIVAIVALGIFRLCVALQANQVDYFADMGSELELIYRQWYERKRED; translated from the coding sequence ATGTCAACGCTGTTTGATTTGATTGCGAAAGGCGGTCCCGTAATGATTCCAATTGCGGGACTGTCGATCTTGACGATCGCTTGTGGTTTGGAGCGATCGTTGTTTTGGTCAAAAGTATTACGGGGCGAAGACCGCATCGCTCACCGAATCTTGGATGCAGCTCGATTTGATTTGCTTGAAGCGCGATCGATTGCAGAAGCCGCAACGAATTTGCCGATTGCACGGTTCATGTTAGCAGGGCTGAAACTTGATCAGCCTTCTCCCGAAACGATGCGATTGGCGCTCGAAGCAGCGGGCGATCGGGAATTTGTGCAGATGCGAAAGGGCGATAAGCTGCTTGAAACGGTGATTGCAATGGCTCCATTGTTGGGGTTGTTGGGAACAGTCACCGGATTAATTATCACGTTCTTTAATCTCCGAGTTGGAGGTGGAACAACGGTTGACACGAATAAAGCTGCGGCTGGAATCGCCGAAGCCTTAATCACCACCGCAGGCGGCATGATCGTGGCGATCGTGGCACTGGGCATTTTTCGGCTGTGTGTGGCGTTGCAGGCGAATCAGGTTGATTATTTTGCGGATATGGGCAGCGAGTTGGAGTTAATTTATCGCCAATGGTATGAGCGCAAACGAGAAGATTAA
- a CDS encoding Fe(3+) ABC transporter substrate-binding protein: MTMKRRLFLASGAAIAAVTAHQIWGFNTEQSIAAPRVLNLYSARHYDSDNAVYQGFTQKTGIKVNLVEADADKLIERIKSEGANSPADVLLTVDAGRLWRAQQENLLQPVRSSRLTSAIPKNLREPGGHWFGFTRRARVIVYNKDRVKPSDLSTYEDLANRKWKGRIVVRSSSHVYNQSLTGSMLAKHGPQKTEEWARGLVANFARSPEGNDTAQIKAVAAGQGDLTLVNTYYVVRLAKSNKPEDKEIASKIGVFFPNQKERGTHVNISGGGVVKTAPNREAAVQFLEYLASPEAQAIFAGSNNEYPAVRGATIDPVLLSYGRNFKEDPLNASVFGKNNAEALKIMDRAGWK, encoded by the coding sequence ATGACTATGAAAAGACGGCTTTTTTTGGCTTCTGGTGCAGCGATCGCCGCTGTGACTGCCCATCAAATTTGGGGATTCAACACCGAACAATCGATCGCCGCACCCCGCGTTCTCAATCTCTACTCTGCTCGTCACTACGACAGCGATAACGCTGTCTATCAAGGCTTTACTCAAAAAACAGGCATCAAAGTTAACTTGGTGGAAGCGGATGCCGACAAGCTGATCGAGCGGATTAAAAGCGAAGGCGCAAACAGTCCCGCAGATGTTCTACTCACCGTGGATGCAGGACGGTTGTGGCGTGCCCAACAGGAGAACTTACTCCAGCCTGTGCGGTCTTCGAGGCTCACCAGTGCAATTCCTAAAAACCTGCGCGAACCCGGTGGACACTGGTTTGGCTTTACTCGGCGGGCGCGGGTGATCGTGTACAACAAAGACCGCGTGAAGCCGTCTGATCTCTCGACCTACGAAGATTTAGCCAATCGGAAATGGAAAGGACGGATTGTCGTGAGATCGTCGAGCCATGTGTATAACCAATCGCTCACAGGGTCGATGCTGGCAAAACATGGTCCTCAAAAGACCGAAGAATGGGCGCGGGGACTGGTCGCAAACTTTGCGAGATCGCCTGAGGGCAATGACACCGCTCAGATTAAAGCAGTCGCCGCCGGACAAGGCGATCTCACCCTGGTTAATACCTATTACGTAGTGCGTCTAGCTAAGTCCAACAAACCGGAAGACAAAGAGATCGCTTCTAAAATCGGAGTCTTTTTCCCGAATCAGAAAGAGCGAGGCACTCACGTCAATATCAGCGGTGGTGGCGTAGTCAAAACGGCTCCCAATCGTGAAGCAGCGGTACAATTTTTGGAATATCTCGCCAGCCCGGAAGCTCAGGCCATCTTTGCGGGAAGCAACAACGAGTATCCAGCGGTAAGAGGTGCGACGATCGATCCGGTCTTATTAAGCTATGGTAGGAACTTCAAAGAAGATCCGCTGAATGCTTCGGTGTTTGGTAAAAACAATGCAGAAGCGCTAAAAATCATGGATCGCGCAGGCTGGAAATAG
- a CDS encoding anthranilate synthase component I translates to MLLPWVWRSIPLHQRTGSEVFAALFLQDKIAALLESPSPASPDYPQLGRFSICAGQPRAARVWTPAIGEILPFLNQLIEQEIPSQAPEHLPFTGGWLGWLGYDLAWEIERLPYLKPETLPFPVAFWYEPECFAVLDHEQQVLWLAASNQPQLDQLEKRLSNLVQTSFKSSAFETQFCMKQTDYEAIVLKAKQHIRAGDIFQANLSLRFEARTEAESWTIYRSLQSINPSPFASYWKTPWGDVISCSPERLVKLKDGIAETRPIAGTRPRGTTIEHDRDLAQELLGNTKEQAEHIMLVDLERNDLGRVCEWGSVQVDELLAIERYSHVMHLVSNVIGKIQPQSNSIDVIRALFPGGTITGCPKVRCMEIIEALEPVRRSLFYGSCGYLDRRGNLDLNILIRTLLYARQEESAIVWGQVGAGIVADSDPEREWFESLQKARAQLAALGQEV, encoded by the coding sequence ATGTTGCTTCCTTGGGTTTGGCGATCGATTCCATTGCATCAGCGCACAGGTTCAGAAGTGTTTGCTGCTTTGTTTTTGCAGGATAAGATTGCAGCTTTATTAGAAAGTCCTTCTCCAGCATCGCCGGACTATCCGCAGTTGGGGCGCTTTTCTATCTGCGCGGGACAGCCTAGAGCGGCTAGAGTTTGGACACCTGCGATCGGAGAAATTTTGCCGTTTCTCAATCAGTTGATCGAGCAGGAAATCCCGTCTCAAGCGCCAGAGCATTTACCGTTTACGGGCGGTTGGTTGGGTTGGTTGGGCTATGATCTTGCTTGGGAAATTGAGCGGCTTCCGTATCTCAAACCAGAGACTTTACCGTTTCCGGTGGCGTTTTGGTATGAGCCAGAATGCTTTGCGGTGTTAGATCACGAGCAGCAAGTTTTATGGTTGGCGGCAAGTAATCAACCTCAATTGGATCAGCTTGAGAAACGGCTATCAAATTTAGTTCAAACCTCCTTCAAAAGTTCAGCATTTGAGACTCAGTTCTGCATGAAGCAAACGGACTATGAAGCGATCGTTCTCAAGGCTAAACAACACATCCGGGCGGGTGATATTTTTCAAGCTAATTTATCTCTGAGATTTGAAGCGAGAACCGAAGCTGAAAGCTGGACAATTTATCGATCGCTGCAATCCATTAATCCCTCACCGTTTGCCAGCTATTGGAAAACGCCTTGGGGGGATGTGATTAGCTGTTCTCCAGAACGATTGGTCAAACTAAAAGATGGAATCGCAGAAACCCGCCCGATCGCTGGAACTCGTCCGCGTGGAACCACAATCGAACACGATCGCGATCTAGCTCAAGAATTACTCGGCAACACTAAAGAGCAAGCTGAACACATTATGCTAGTGGATCTAGAGCGTAATGATTTGGGACGAGTGTGTGAATGGGGCAGTGTACAGGTTGATGAATTACTCGCGATCGAACGCTATAGCCATGTGATGCACTTAGTCAGCAATGTGATCGGCAAGATACAGCCACAGTCTAATTCGATCGATGTGATTCGCGCTCTGTTTCCGGGTGGAACCATTACCGGATGCCCGAAAGTCCGGTGCATGGAGATTATTGAAGCGTTAGAACCTGTGCGGCGCAGTTTGTTTTATGGCTCTTGTGGTTATCTCGATCGACGTGGAAATCTTGATCTCAACATTCTGATTCGCACGTTGTTGTATGCACGTCAGGAAGAGAGCGCGATCGTTTGGGGGCAGGTTGGCGCGGGAATTGTAGCAGATAGCGATCCCGAACGAGAGTGGTTTGAATCTTTGCAAAAAGCACGAGCGCAACTTGCCGCACTCGGACAGGAAGTTTAA
- a CDS encoding DNA topoisomerase IB produces the protein MNLAVAELPTEIPTDPIESAEAVGLHYISDEMPGIRRKRSGKSFIYFDPNGDRIKDEKTIQRINSLAIPPAYRDVWICPLENGHLQATGRDAKGRKQYRYHPLWRSIRDQTKFSRMIAFSQALPEIRRRLEQDLALPGLPKQKVLATVLKLMELTRIRVGNEEYAKTNESYGLTTLHDDHVNVIGSKVRFTFRGKSGVDHAIDINDKQLAKIVKRCQDLPGQELFQYLDENKQPQDIKSSDVNDYLREITGQDFTAKDFRTWAGTVLAATHLAEIGKFTSQTAAKKNITQAVKSVSSYLGNRPATCRKYYIHPGVLEAYLDESLHDLVEKHSTIVIEDCHALQAEELVVVALLTGEVKD, from the coding sequence ATGAATTTAGCCGTCGCCGAGCTTCCTACCGAAATTCCCACTGATCCGATCGAGTCTGCCGAAGCGGTTGGATTACACTACATCAGCGACGAGATGCCAGGAATTCGACGCAAGCGATCGGGAAAAAGCTTCATTTATTTTGATCCAAATGGCGATCGTATCAAAGACGAGAAAACCATTCAGCGCATTAATTCTCTCGCAATTCCGCCTGCTTATCGGGACGTGTGGATTTGTCCGCTTGAAAATGGGCATTTGCAGGCAACTGGACGCGACGCAAAAGGACGAAAGCAGTATCGGTATCATCCACTGTGGCGATCGATTCGCGACCAGACAAAATTCTCCCGCATGATTGCTTTTAGCCAAGCCTTACCAGAGATTCGGCGGCGATTAGAGCAGGATTTAGCGCTTCCCGGATTGCCGAAACAAAAAGTATTAGCGACTGTTCTCAAGCTCATGGAACTAACGCGAATTCGAGTCGGCAATGAAGAATACGCGAAAACAAATGAGTCTTACGGTTTAACAACATTGCACGATGATCATGTGAATGTGATTGGCTCAAAAGTTCGCTTTACATTCCGGGGAAAAAGCGGAGTTGATCATGCGATCGACATCAACGACAAACAACTTGCAAAGATTGTCAAACGTTGTCAAGATCTCCCCGGTCAGGAGCTTTTTCAATATTTAGATGAGAATAAACAACCGCAAGATATTAAATCGAGTGATGTGAATGATTATCTGAGAGAAATCACAGGTCAAGATTTTACAGCAAAAGATTTTCGCACTTGGGCAGGAACAGTTTTAGCCGCTACTCATTTAGCTGAAATTGGCAAATTTACCTCACAAACAGCCGCAAAAAAGAATATTACACAAGCGGTTAAATCTGTGTCTTCTTATTTGGGAAATCGCCCTGCAACTTGCCGGAAATATTATATTCATCCGGGTGTATTAGAGGCGTATTTAGATGAATCGCTGCATGATTTAGTTGAAAAACACAGCACGATCGTCATCGAAGACTGCCACGCGCTCCAGGCTGAAGAATTAGTCGTGGTGGCGCTGTTAACAGGAGAAGTAAAGGATTAA
- a CDS encoding glycosyltransferase family 39 protein has translation MNWKRILPYLTLLLWVLPIVLIRSSQQSLMAHDEGIYATQARAILRTGDWITPQWGGGYSFDRTIGIQWLIAGSYLLFGTNEGVARLPSAIAFVLSVLLTYAIGVRLTTPRIAWLGAAIFSVIPLVVQYGRLATQDMVLVCVELIAIWTLLMAESSERPWRFLTGLMFGVGFMIKGFMIIPATIALFPYLIFQHRRHRHLFDPLLYLGCAIGLLLPIFWLWAAVEKYGTAPIQELFGKLIHLKGQTYQGANQFYYLWNIPANGFPWVFFALAGLWLSCFHSDIRALLKSKQSRFLLIGYPVILFIELSIFGTRTHYYPIQLMPFIGLFAAIALSHLAYLYRQRKQTGLFIGLNLFIGAIAIILLVIVNRRMMIAQVFSTTLRSGTIESIALVVLAVGLGWLSLPVIWLLRNRVSRHQSANYWIAVWLLTSWLAMAMLHLTGLWGDYDPRLKQFLSQPNVQSILRSQPVSFVVNEALISRDDRKRQLLLNFYTPQIGQYIKDPKISPNTKYAWIDPNLAKTPIVNYEPEEIFEGWVLAKRSGS, from the coding sequence GTGAACTGGAAGCGAATTCTGCCTTATCTCACTCTGTTACTTTGGGTTTTGCCGATCGTTCTAATTCGCAGTTCTCAGCAAAGCCTGATGGCACACGATGAAGGGATTTATGCAACGCAGGCACGAGCCATTCTGAGAACCGGAGACTGGATTACGCCACAGTGGGGCGGGGGATATAGCTTCGATCGCACGATCGGAATTCAATGGCTGATTGCCGGATCGTATTTGTTATTTGGAACGAATGAGGGAGTCGCACGACTCCCAAGCGCGATCGCGTTTGTGCTGAGTGTGTTGCTGACGTACGCGATCGGGGTACGGTTGACTACGCCTCGAATTGCTTGGCTTGGGGCAGCGATTTTTAGTGTAATTCCGTTAGTAGTGCAATACGGACGATTAGCTACGCAAGATATGGTTCTCGTCTGCGTGGAACTGATCGCAATTTGGACGCTACTCATGGCAGAATCTTCAGAGCGTCCCTGGAGGTTTCTCACAGGCTTGATGTTTGGTGTGGGATTCATGATCAAAGGATTCATGATTATTCCCGCGACGATCGCGCTATTTCCTTATCTAATTTTTCAGCATCGCCGCCATCGTCATTTGTTTGATCCCCTACTGTACTTGGGATGTGCGATTGGGTTATTGCTACCGATTTTTTGGCTATGGGCAGCAGTTGAAAAATATGGAACCGCCCCCATTCAAGAACTGTTTGGTAAACTAATTCATCTAAAGGGGCAAACCTATCAGGGTGCAAATCAGTTCTATTATCTCTGGAATATTCCTGCAAATGGTTTTCCTTGGGTCTTTTTTGCGTTAGCTGGTTTGTGGCTTTCGTGCTTTCATTCTGATATTCGAGCATTGTTAAAATCGAAGCAGAGTCGTTTTTTACTGATTGGCTATCCGGTTATATTATTTATTGAATTAAGTATCTTTGGAACGCGAACACACTATTATCCAATCCAGTTAATGCCGTTTATTGGATTATTCGCGGCGATCGCACTGTCTCATCTTGCATATCTTTACAGGCAGCGCAAACAAACGGGTTTATTCATCGGGCTAAATCTATTTATAGGCGCGATCGCAATAATTTTGCTCGTCATTGTGAATCGGCGCATGATGATTGCTCAGGTATTTTCAACCACACTGCGGAGTGGCACGATCGAATCGATTGCGCTGGTTGTGCTGGCTGTGGGATTAGGGTGGCTCAGCCTACCTGTAATTTGGCTACTGCGGAACCGTGTTTCGAGGCATCAATCTGCAAATTATTGGATCGCAGTTTGGCTACTTACATCCTGGTTAGCAATGGCAATGCTGCACCTGACTGGATTATGGGGAGACTATGATCCCCGACTCAAACAGTTTTTGTCACAGCCGAATGTTCAGTCAATTTTGCGATCGCAGCCTGTGAGTTTTGTGGTGAATGAAGCGTTGATTAGTCGCGACGATCGCAAGCGGCAATTGCTGCTGAATTTTTATACGCCCCAAATTGGGCAATACATCAAAGATCCGAAAATTTCACCGAATACAAAGTACGCCTGGATTGATCCCAATCTTGCCAAAACGCCGATCGTGAATTACGAGCCTGAAGAAATTTTTGAGGGTTGGGTCTTGGCGAAGCGCTCAGGCTCTTGA